In Syngnathus scovelli strain Florida chromosome 11, RoL_Ssco_1.2, whole genome shotgun sequence, one DNA window encodes the following:
- the wnk2 gene encoding serine/threonine-protein kinase WNK2 isoform X2: MQVRLQVGEPPPERTAPLRILRTQCRATNTSAAMHAAEDSSKDPPLGSTFSSTPDLDSDINANAFRPIYENGADDNVNVQNTTLRGASDPSAYPSSDYRGLVRHRFIRRSLWLSDHEEQMLDTADCATSAPALIIDLRSIVGQSRSRTLHATRLGNQEKSRSESHLEGKDDTGASEEKREACQSEVKEEGVSCDVTSKAGSDENEEEPGMKAVSTSPGGRFLKFDIELGRGSFKTVYKGLDTDTWVEVAWCELQERKLSKVERQRFKEEAEMLKALQHPNIVRFYDFWESPLKGKKCIVLVTELMTSGTLKTYLKRFKVMKPKVLRSWCRQILKGLHFLHTRTPPIIHRDLKCDNIFITGPTGSVKIGDLGLATLKRASFAKSVIGTPEFMAPEMYEEHYDEAVDVYAFGMCMLEMATSEYPYSECQNAAQIYRKVTSGVKPASYSKVSDPEIKEIIGECICHRWEERYSIKDLLNHAFFAEDTGVRVELNEEDDGKKSSIALKLWVEDPKKLKGKYKDTGAIEFTFNLVNEDPEVVAQEMVESGFFLDCDVKVVGKSIRDRVALIKWRRERTFPAGNDEASVKKTQQNLLQVPGQQGTTLAPTEYDDQEAEQQTLICTVPVTTSTTLDSGVSSTIQLDNLSKQQNGCYQSPPETICTVQSVYSPPAQLEAPVQQGPYQQTTAQASQDQYLQESTQLHQGAYQQTTGQLHAGTYQQPAAQLHLGPDDAQTRHHSDPFVKHDITTRGAVGPRCESASQVEMLQCRTQSRACFACSCRRGSLFSNCSQTSSLSSVLLSPHQYSHHDSASFYTSPLLPLKAPRSSNQRLSVPCKPQPHRHCGTCLSLHRSKRRGSVGHAHVHSLPTSSQITSISKPASPTSCPLSLPSLNWPPSNLFEGGDLGLLNHCLHHIVGRRTSSPTLSQSGANRHGSPLIDHVDKTQSLKVPLSSTNPGLDNRLLLPTCDNKGRAETLTLSAPSPPTQPGKQTAQSFPAATPIVQTHLTAQPGQEQQLSAEQTTAHLSPPDLSTSFPQTSAPPPLLPLLQFPSPYCVQAGGLNPPPIFSAPLASSYYSPSPHPTIIPLNPHFAFSTHQSTPQQVALPSMSTSSFHYPPSLALSQVQLTPYPVPHPEQELAEQAQTNNPQGNSEDQLSAPIQPVLPTIQIPLWGSGTDIESAAAGTDLNVASAFHTSAPPSAAADVETQTPAQSATLIQLKSQAAGQIPAQSVASVSFQATAEPAIQTSGSPKVLDDSSASGQTCVPGLVSVPSSVPQPAQTGPPAPTSVPASVPQSAGIQTAVSMTSECISQKKEVPAACILAQDPCTEDVFQEKTGSLPNHAYDSPYSDVASGKEASDGYDSLASGGKGEGKHRKHHRKSTRTRSRQEKTSKPKLSMLNVCNTGDKRVECQLETHNHKMVTFKFDLDGDAPEEIATYMVENGFILPLEKEIFIDQLKDIVDKAEDMLNDDTEGERVSTLSCSPQQGQTSDGQVGESQQSGASQPVYQQNVLHTGKRWFIICPVEETPFSSQEPTSEGTTSQSPSSSANTQLPGRRAEEGSSSTMSGGSGGFIHDVYGFCSPPIMSNTDPLLLASLSPPVSAPPALQTVPSMEQLSSVHQAQPARAQTLPPSSPQTSFQMDDPQGSPVAASSPIHSSLPMAEIICPVSAVDEIPCCPLVMPLSLDVSISPSGSPLTPLPPQEPGSAKESLSLSYAAAATRSERPQQPVVLHQPFSSVGGAKVSSLPQSPAPSQHGGGPAESDGEGRLGRGGFVDSTIKTLDEKLRNLLYQEYAPMYPSGGMAETPGSGTEYIQSPPGPDSATGGSGNSTPGPMEESRFRAGEQLPQIPERMDSLSTLSDSAVCAIQSKRHVSHSVSCSGTRGRFKIMSVPPEVANKRDVKQRSWSSFASPAHPAGYNVPTEAMTPSTTIGRFSVVSTEDDVTQRTRCSRYSAPPDFYLDTHSSVATQSSLPHTITSASVPVDITVHARFLSSDSGAESSPAKVAPATPSQHVRSERRGSDLMKRAVAFLRRSGRSSSVQSSDSPSRHGGVHGSAYASSDNDSEMEDSSDMKRELQTLREKHLKEISELQAHQRGEIELLYLRLGKVPPSGLTYSHVAPPTGRRKKSGKHRLKPGKLLSPLVQQFRHVASKSGDSSRPTVPGSGETTVSLNGSPGKASVATQGQDPSRPGHIPSSTSEPVQTQQPCSLKGSLSSDNIYAGLYAGDGTSTQAPPGLGWANYPQPTERVTYKSSSKPRARFLRSTLKRLCLGKERGNRPGAGLGVVNPSQQLPTGATPPPHQPVMGLAQAQANNSNNKTASYAASSINGTEINLPEDLQRLMDDWTQEVLIVTHRPRTNSLRIGGQQILDQMVPPTQVASTSEVTSWMTPGVESDHLPPSWPDSPGMAVINVSSAGPGAVCQLVSPVPFWASSSPRAFSQSPGVPLALPSGIFAFPPASQDASIPSASYQPPDPKARTL, encoded by the exons ATGCAAGTGCGGCTGCAGGTAGGCGAGCCACCACCGGAGAGGACCGCTCCCCTCCGCATCCTCCGCACACAATGTCGAGCGACTAACACATCAGCGGCGATGCATGCGGCGGAGGATTCGAGCAAAGATCCGCCACTTGGATCAACGTTTTCCTCGACGCCCGATTTGGACTCTGATATTAACGCCAATGCTTTCAGGCCCATTTATGAGAACGGCGCGGATGACAATGTCAACGTCCAGAACACAACCCTGCGAGGGGCCAGCGACCCCAGCGCCTATCCCTCCTCGGACTACCGCGGGCTGGTCCGTCACAGGTTCATTCGGCGGAGTTTGTGGCTGTCGGATCACGAGGAGCAGATGTTGGACACGGCAGACTGTGCCACCAGCGCCCCGGCGCTCATCATCGACCTGCGCTCCATCGTCGGCCAGTCTCGGAGCCGGACTTTACACGCCACGCGTCTGGGCAACCAGGAGAAGTCGAGGTCGGAGAGTCATTTGGAAGGAAAGGACGACACCGGTGCCAGCGAGGAGAAACGTGAAGCGTGCCAAAGCGAGGTCAAGGAAGAGGGCGTTTCATGTGACGTCACCAGCAAAGCAGGAAGCGATGAGAACGAAGAGGAGCCAGGGATGAAGGCCGTGTCCACCTCACCTGGTGGCCGCTTTCTCAAGTTCGACATTGAGTTGGGGAGAGGCTCCTTCAAGACGGTCTACAAGGGGCTCGACACGGACACTTGGGTGGAGGTTGCATGGTGCGAACTGCAG GAGCGGAAACTGTCCAAGGTGGAGAGGCAAAGGTTCAAGGAGGAAGCTGAGATGTTGAAAGCTCTTCAACACCCCAACATCGTGAGATTTTATGATTTCTGGGAGTCGCCATTGAAAGGAAAGAAGTGCATAGTTCTGGTCACAGAGCTCATGACCTCAGGGACACTCAAAAC GTATTTGAAACGCTTCAAGGTGATGAAGCCCAAAGTTCTTCGGAGTTGGTGCAGACAGATCCTGAAGGGCCTCCATTTCCTGCACACCAGGACGCCCCCAATCATCCACAGAGACCTCAAGTGTGACAACATCTTCATCACAGGCCCCACGGGTTCCGTCAAGATCGGCGATCTGGGCTTGGCAACTCTGAAGAGGGCTTCCTTCGCTaaaagtgttattg GCACACCAGAGTTCATGGCCCCAGAGATGTACGAGGAGCACtatgatgaggctgtggatgtcTACGCCTTCGGCATGTGCATGTTGGAGATGGCCACGTCTGAATATCCTTACTCGGAATGTCAAAACGCAGCACAAATCTACCGCAAAGTCACTAGC GGTGTAAAACCTGCCAGCTACAGCAAAGTAAGCGACCCAGAAATTAAGGAGATAATTGGAGAATGCATCTGTCATAGATGGGAGGAAAG GTACTCCATCAAGGACCTTTTGAATCACgccttctttgcagaggatacagGGGTGAGGGTGGAGCTTAATGAAGAGGATGACGGGAAAAAATCCTCAATCGCATTGAAGCTGTGGGTTGAGGATCCGAAAAAACTAAAAGGGAAATACAAGGACACCGGTGCGATTGAGTTCACGTTCAACTTGGTGAATGAGGACCCAGAAGTTGTTGCGCAAGAAATG GTGGAGTCTGGCTTTTTTCTGGACTGCGATGTGAAGGTTGTTGGGAAGTCAATTCGGGACCGAGTGGCTCTGATCAAATGGAGACGGGAGCGCACCTTCCCAGCGGGGAACGACGAGGCATCCGTGAAGAAGACGCAGCAGAACCTCCTACAGGTACCCGGACAACAGGGGACCACATTGGCGCCGACCGAGTATGACGACCAGGAGGCGGAGCAGCAGACCTTGATTTGTACGGTCCCCGTCACCACGTCGACTACAC TAGACAGCGGCGTGAGCTCCACCATCCAATTGGACAATCTCAGCAAACAGCAAAATGGCTGCTACCAGTCACCGCCTGAGACAATCTGCACGGTTCAGTCGGTCTACAGTCCTCCTGCGCAGCTGGAAGCTCCAGTGCAGCAAGGCCCCTACCAGCAAACCACAGCACAGGCCTCGCAGGACCAATACCTGCAAGAATCCACACAGCTACATCAGGGAGCCTACCAGCAAACCACAGGTCAGCTACATGCTGGGACCTACCAACAACCTGCTGCACAATTGCACTTAGGGCCAGATGATGCTCAAACA CGTCACCACAGTGATCCCTTTGTAAAGCATGACATCACCACCAGGGGCGCTGTTGGCCCCAGATGTGAAAGTGCATCTCAGGTTGAGATGTTGCAATGTAGGACTCAGTCAAGAGCCTGTTTTGCCTGCTCATGTCGCAGAGGCAGCTTGTTTTCAAACTGTTCCCAAACTTCGTCTTTATCATCTGTCCTCCTGTCCCCTCATCAATATTCTCATCATGACTCAGCGAGTTTTTACACTTCACCTCTCCTGCCCCTGAAGGCGCCCCGCTCCTCAAACCAACGACTCAGCGTCCCATGCAAGCCGCAGCCTCACCGCCACTGTGGGACTTGCCTGTCACTCCACCGGTCCAAGAGACGAGGTTCTGTGGGACACGCCCACGTTCACTCCTTGCCCACGTCTTCTCAGATTACCTCAATCTCAAAACCTGCCTCACCCACATCCTGTCCACTCAGTCTACCTTCACTCAATTGGCCACCTTCAAATCTATTTGAGGGTGGAGATCTCGGTCTTCTTAACCACTGTCTCCATCACATCGTCGGGCGCAGAACAAGTTCGCCTACACTGTCACAGAGTGGCGCTAACCGTCATGGATCTCCTTTAATTGATCATGTTGACAAGACTCAGAGCCTTAAAGTTCCACTGTCGTCAACTAACCCCGGTCTGGATAACAGGCTCCTCTTACCAACATGTGACAACAAAGGCAGAGCAGAAACACTG ACACTTTCTGCTCCATCCCCTCCTACGCAACCCGGTAAACAGACAGCACAGAGCTTCCCGGCTGCAACGCCCATCGTACAGACGCATCTTACTGCTCAACCTGGCCAGGAACAG CAATTATCTGCTGAGCAGACGACAGCTCACTTGAGTCCTCCTGACTTATCGACCAGTTTTCCACAGACCAGTGCGCCCCCTCCTCTACTACCCCTTCTACAG TTTCCCTCACCATATTGTGTTCAAGCAGGGGGCCTCAATCCCCCTCCTATCTTCTCGGCTCCCCTAGCTAGCTCTTACTACTCACCTTCACCGCACCCCACCATCATTCCCTTGAATCCTCATTTTGCTTTTAGCACTCATCAGTCCACACCTCAGCAGGTGGCACTCCCTTCCATGAGCACTTCCAGCTTCCATTACCCCCCTTCCTTAGCGCTCTCCCAGGTACAACTCACCCCATACCCCGTCCCCCACCCTGAGCAAGAACTGGCTGAACAG GCGCAGACAAACAATCCACAGGGAAATTCAGAAGATCAACTTTCGGCCCCGATTCAACCTGTTCTACCTACTATTCAGATTCCTCTCTGGGGAAGTGGAACGGATATAGAAAGTGCTGCAGCCGGCACGGACTTAAATGTAGCCTCTGCATTTCACACCTCAGCGCCACCCTCAGCTGCAGCGGATGTGGAAACCCAAACCCCAGCACAAAGCGCAACTTTAATCCAGCTAAAGAGCCAAGCGGCAGGACAAATACCGGCTCAGTCTGTCGCTTCTGTCTCATTTCAAGCTACAGCTGAACCTGCAATTCAAACATCAGGTTCACCAAAAGTTTTGGATGATTCCTCGGCATCAGGACAAACCTGTGTACCGGGATTGGTCTCAGTTCCAAGCTCCGTCCCGCAACCAGCTCAGACTGGTCCTCCTGCTCCTACTTCTGTGCCAGCTTCAGTTCCGCAGTCTGCTGGAATCCAGACCGCAGTCTCAATGACATCTGAATGTATAAGCCAGAAAAAAGAAGTGCCGGCCGCTTGCATTTTAGCGCAAGATCCTTGCACAGAG GATGtgtttcaggaaaaaacaggatCATTGCCCAACCATGCCTATGACAG CCCCTACTCTGATGTTGCATCAGGTAAAGAAGCGAGTGATGGGTATGACAGCTTGGCCAGTGGAGGGAAGGGGGAAGGGAAACACAGGAAACATCACCGCAAGTCCACCCGGACGCGTTCTCGGCAAGAAAAGACGAGCAAACCCAAACTGAGCATGCTCAAT GTTTGCAACACAGGTGACAAAAGGGTTGAATGTCAGCTGGAGACTCACAATCACAAAATGGTGACGTTTAAATTCGATCTGGACGGCGATGCTCCCGAGGAAATCGCCACTTACATG GTGGAGAATGGATTTATCCTTCCTTTAGAAAAAGAGATCTTCATCGACCAGTTAAAGGACATTGTGGATAAAGCTGAAGACATGTTGAATGACGACACGGAGGGGGAGAGGGTGTCTACTTTGAGTTGTAGCCCGCAACAAGGCCAGACCTCGGATGGACAAGTAGGGGAG AGTCAACAATCTGGAGCATCCCAGCCTGTCTACCAGCAAAATG ttcTTCACACAGGAAAGCGATGGTTCATAATCTGTCCTGTGGAGGAGACGCCCTTTTCCAGCCAGGAGCCCACGTCTGAAGGGACAACTTCACAGTCTCCTAGCAGTTCAGCTAACACGCAACTGCCTGGTAGGCGAG ctgaaGAGGGCTCATCGTCTACAATGTCTGGTGGGAGCGGAGGCTTCATCCATGATGTGTATGGATTCTGTAGTCCCCCAATTATGTCCAACACTGACCCTCTCCTCTTGGCCAGTCTGTCTCCTCCAGTGTCCGCCCCGCCGGCTCTCCAAACGGTACCGTCAATGGAGCAACTAAGCAGTGTCCATCAAGCGCAACCTGCCAGAGCTCAAACTTTGCCACCATCATCTCCACAAACCTCTTTTCAAATGGATGACCCGCAAGGATCCCCTGTCGCCGCCTCCTCCCCAATTCATTCCTCTTTACCAATGGCGGAGATCATCTGTCCTGTGTCTGCGGTGGACGAAATTCCGTGCTGCCCTCTGGTCATGCCGCTTTCTCTGGATGTGAGCATCTCACCGAGTGGGTCCCCTCTCACTCCTCTTCCACCCCAGGAGCCCGGTTCAGCCAAAGAGTCACTGTCTCTCTCgtatgccgccgccgccacacgCAGTGAGCGCCCGCAGCAGCCTGTGGTGCTccaccagcctttctccagtgtGGGCGGGGCCAAAGTGTCCTCACTACCCCAGAGCCCGGCACCATCGCAGCACGGCGGAGGACCAGCTGAGTCGGACGGCGAAGGTCGACTAGGTCGGGGAGGCTTTGTGGACAGCACCATAAAAACTCTAGATGAGAAACTTCGGAACTTGCTTTACCAAGAATACGCTCCCATGTATCCGTCGGGAGGCATGGCGGAGACGCCGGGTTCCGGGACAGAGTACATCCAATCTCCTCCTGGTCCAGACAGTGCCACTGGCGGGTCAGGAAACAGTACACCAGGTCCAATGGAGGAGAGTCGCTTTAGAGCAGGAGAACAACTG CCTCAAATTCCTGAGCGAATGGATAGCTTGAGCACTTTGAGTGACTCAGCCGTGTGTG CAATCCAATCCAAAAGGCATGTTTCTCACTCTGTCTCCTGCTCTGGGACAAGAGGCCGCTTTAAG ATCATGTCAGTTCCTCCTGAAGTGGCCAACAAGCGTGACGTGAAGCAGAGGAGCTGGAGCAGCTTTGCCTCGCCAGCACATCCTGCAGGTTACAATGTTCCTACAGAGGCCATGACCCCTTCCACCACCATCGGCCGCTTCTCCGTGGTTAGCACCGAGGACGACGTCACGCAGAGGACACGTTGCAGTCGCTACTCAGCGCCGCCTGACTTCTATTTGGACACGCATTCCTCTGTGGCTACCCAGAGCTCCTTGCCTCACACCATCACCTCAGCCTCCGTACCTGTCGACATCACAGTCCACGCTCGCTTCCTCTCTTCGGACTCGGGGGCCGAGAGCAGTCCCGCCAAAGTGGCCCCTGCCACCCCGAGTCAACACGTTCGCTCTGAGCGCAGAGGAAGCGACCTGATGAAGAGGGCGGTGGCCTTCCTCAGACGTTCGGGGCGCAGTAGCAGCGTGCAGAGCTCGGATTCTCCGAGCAGGCACGGAGGCGTGCACGGGTCGGCATACGCCAGCAGCGATAACGATTCGGAGATGGAGGACTCGTCGGACATGAAGAGAGAACTACAGACACTCCGGGAGAA ACATTTGAAGGAAATCTCTGAGCTGCAAGCCCATCAGAGAGGAGAAATAGAGCTGCTCTATCTCAGACTTGGCAAAGTCCCTCCCTCCGGCCTGACGTACTCGCACGTTGCGCCCCCTACAGGTCGCAGAAAAAAGTCCGGCAAGCACAGGCTGAAACCTGGCAAGCTCCTCAGCCCTCTTGTTCAACAATTCCGACATGTCGCAAGTAAATCTGGTGACTCCAGCAGACCTA CTGTCCCAGGAAGCGGTGAGACCACCGTGAGTTTAAACGGCTCTCCAGGCAAGGCGTCCGTCGCCACCCAGGGCCAGGATCCGTCCCGCCCCGGCCACATTCCGAGCTCCACTTCGGAACCCGTGCAAACTCAGCAGCCCTGCTCCCTCAAGGGCTCCTTGTCCTCTGATAACATTTATGCCGGACTATATGCCGGAGATGGCACCAGCACACAAGCACCACCAGGACTGG GCTGGGCTAATTACCCTCAACCAACCGAGAGAGTGACTTATAAATCCAGTAGCAAGCCCCGAGCTCGATTTCTCA GGTCCACACTGAAGCGACTGTGTCTTGGCAAAGAGCGAGGCAACA GGCCCGGTGCTGGGTTGGGGGTTGTTAATCCATCACAGCAGCTGCCTACTGGTGCCACACCCCCACCTCATCAGCCAGTGATGGGACTGGCACAAGCTCAAGCCAATAACAGCAACAACAAGACAGCCAGCTACGCCGCTTCATCCATCAATGGCACTGAAATTAACCTGCCTGAAGATCTGCAACGACTGATGGACGACTGGACGCAGGAGGTTCTTATTGTCACTCACAGGCCGCGTACCAACTCCCTGCGTATCGGGGGGCAGCAGATTTTGGATCAGATGGTTCCCCCAACTCAAGTTGCAAGTACTTCAGAG GTGACATCATGGATGACCCCCGGTGTAGAGAGCGACCACCTCCCCCCGTCCTGGCCCGACAGCCCCGGCATGGCGGTGATCAACGTGTCCTCCGCCGGACCTGGCGCCGTTTGCCAGCTGGTCTCGCCTGTCCCATTCTGGGCCTCTTCCTCTCCTCGCGCTTTCAGCCAATCACCTGGGGTGCCCCTCGCCCTTCCTTCCGGAATTTTTGCCTTTCCTCCCGCAAGCCAGGATGCTTCCATCCCAAGTGCGTCATATCAACCGCCGGACCCCAAAGCAAGAACTCTTTAA